From one Streptomyces sp. N50 genomic stretch:
- a CDS encoding LysR family transcriptional regulator, translated as MELRTLRYFVAVAEELHFGRAAARLRMTQPPLSRAIKQLETDLGCVLLLRSPTGVALTPAGVLLHEEARALLAQADRVRARVSDLAGPVTLTVGTLADSVVQFGTRLAAAYREHHPGARILIRESDLTDPTAGLRAGLVDVALTRTPFDDTGIATRTLRSERVGVVLRTDDPLADRDGLRLADLAERRWFRFPDGTDPVWEAYWTGSAGDGRRRDGPVVRTARECLQSVLWNGTVGLMPLGHDLPDGLTVVPLTDMPPSALVIAWRDADATARIRSFVRIAESVHGTTTGPAPGR; from the coding sequence ATGGAGCTACGCACGCTGCGCTACTTCGTGGCGGTCGCCGAGGAACTCCACTTCGGCCGGGCCGCCGCGCGCCTGCGGATGACCCAGCCGCCGCTGAGCCGGGCGATCAAGCAGCTGGAGACCGACCTCGGCTGTGTCCTGCTGCTCCGCTCGCCGACGGGAGTGGCGCTGACCCCGGCCGGTGTCCTGCTCCACGAGGAGGCGCGCGCCCTGCTGGCGCAGGCCGACCGGGTGCGGGCCCGGGTGAGCGACCTGGCCGGACCGGTCACCCTGACGGTGGGGACGCTCGCGGACAGCGTGGTGCAGTTCGGCACCCGGCTCGCCGCCGCGTACCGGGAGCACCACCCCGGCGCTCGCATCCTCATCCGTGAGTCGGACCTGACCGACCCGACCGCGGGACTGCGGGCCGGGCTCGTCGACGTGGCGCTGACCAGGACGCCCTTCGACGACACCGGCATCGCCACCCGGACCCTGCGCTCGGAGCGGGTCGGCGTGGTCCTCCGCACGGACGACCCGCTCGCCGACCGCGACGGACTGCGCCTGGCCGACCTCGCCGAGCGCCGCTGGTTCCGCTTCCCGGACGGCACGGACCCGGTCTGGGAGGCCTACTGGACCGGGTCGGCGGGCGACGGCCGGCGCCGTGACGGGCCCGTCGTGCGGACGGCCCGTGAGTGTCTGCAGTCGGTGCTGTGGAACGGCACCGTGGGGCTGATGCCGCTCGGGCACGACCTGCCGGACGGCCTGACCGTGGTGCCGCTGACCGACATGCCGCCGAGCGCACTCGTCATCGCGTGGCGCGATGCCGACGCCACCGCGCGGATCCGGTCGTTCGTGCGGATCGCCGAGTCCGTGCACGGCACGACTACCGGACCGGCGCCCGGCCGATGA
- a CDS encoding MBL fold metallo-hydrolase: MADRVAHDPVVHITDVRELDRDLVVVPDGRVQLVPNIGVIGGRDAVLVVETGLGPRNAEKVLEFATEYAKGRRLYLTTTHFHPEHAFGAGAFAGEATFLVNRGQAEDLKVKGPGYLDMFRGLGEPVARQLDGAVLPEPDLVYDDAYDLELGGRVVQLRATGRAHTKGDQVVRVPDAGVLFTGDLVETRQFAIFPWFPPYDTDVSGTRWLGVMERLAGEGARVVVPGHGALGGPELLADVRDYLRLLRDETWVRRDSAMSEETIVEEVRALMVQRHPEWTERDWIDKGVGCLCAEHPA, from the coding sequence ATGGCCGACCGTGTGGCGCACGACCCCGTCGTGCACATCACCGACGTGCGGGAACTGGACCGCGACCTGGTGGTCGTGCCCGACGGGCGGGTGCAGTTGGTGCCCAACATCGGTGTCATCGGCGGCCGGGACGCGGTGCTCGTCGTGGAGACGGGCCTGGGCCCGCGGAACGCCGAGAAGGTGCTGGAGTTCGCGACCGAGTACGCCAAGGGACGCCGGCTGTACCTCACGACGACCCACTTCCACCCTGAACACGCCTTCGGGGCGGGGGCGTTCGCGGGCGAGGCGACGTTCCTCGTGAACCGAGGGCAGGCCGAGGACCTGAAGGTGAAGGGCCCCGGCTATCTCGACATGTTCCGGGGCCTCGGTGAACCGGTCGCCCGGCAGCTCGACGGCGCTGTCCTGCCCGAGCCCGACCTCGTTTACGACGATGCCTACGACCTCGAACTGGGCGGCCGTGTCGTGCAGTTGAGGGCGACCGGCCGGGCGCACACCAAGGGCGACCAGGTGGTGCGGGTGCCGGACGCGGGCGTGCTGTTCACCGGGGACCTCGTGGAGACCAGGCAGTTCGCCATCTTCCCGTGGTTCCCGCCGTACGACACCGATGTGTCCGGCACGCGCTGGCTCGGGGTGATGGAGCGGCTCGCGGGCGAGGGGGCGCGGGTCGTCGTACCGGGCCACGGGGCCCTGGGCGGGCCGGAGTTGCTCGCGGACGTCCGTGACTATCTGCGGCTGCTGCGGGACGAGACATGGGTGCGGCGCGACTCGGCGATGAGCGAGGAGACGATCGTCGAGGAGGTCAGGGCGCTCATGGTCCAGCGGCATCCGGAGTGGACCGAACGGGACTGGATCGACAAGGGCGTCGGCTGCCTGTGCGCCGAACACCCCGCGTGA